One window of the Periophthalmus magnuspinnatus isolate fPerMag1 chromosome 6, fPerMag1.2.pri, whole genome shotgun sequence genome contains the following:
- the dnajc24 gene encoding dnaJ homolog subfamily C member 24, with protein MCASSSEKDLYGVLGASPSESTEELRRRYQHLVLKCHPDRLSGHETEVGLKRFLEVDAAWKILSDKNKRRDYDLQRRARDLKQDWPVDSTVFLEDMAWNNDERLYTHCCRCGGAFIIDEEEVQEETLRSSSQEEAETAGGQSRGVIVCCDTCSLSVYVTWTNPPQS; from the exons ATGTGTGCATCATCTTCAGAAAAGGATCTTTATGGAGTGTTAGGAGCCAGTCCATCAGAGTCCACAGAGGAGTTAAGACGTAGATATCAACATTTGGTCCTGAAG TGCCATCCCGATCGTCTCAGCGGACATGAGACCGAGGTGGGGTTGAAGAGGTTTCTTGAAGTTGATGCTGCCTGGAAAATTTTGagtgataaaaacaaaagaagagattATGATCTGCAAAGGAGAG CGCGTGACTTAAAACAGGACTGGCCTGTGGATTCAACCGTTTTTCTGGAGGACATGGCATGGAATAATG ATGAGCGCTTGTACACACATTGCTGTCGCTGTGGAGGGGCGTTCATCATCGACGAGGAGGAGGTTCAGGAGGAAACTCTGAGATCATCATCACAAGAAGAAGCGGAGACGGCgggaggacagagcagaggagtgaTCGTGTGCTGTGATACATGCTCTTTAAGTGTCTATGTCACATGGACAAACCCACCTCAGAGCTGA